A genomic segment from Malaclemys terrapin pileata isolate rMalTer1 chromosome 1, rMalTer1.hap1, whole genome shotgun sequence encodes:
- the LOC128832435 gene encoding olfactory receptor 51G2-like, whose translation MSALNDTKFTHTVFLLTGIPGQEDVHLWISILLCLMYVISIVGNSVILFIIGTDASLHEPMYIFLSMLAVSDLGLSISTIPTMLGIFLFNFREISVDACLAQLFFIHSLQCIESSILLLMALDRCIAIREPLRYASILTLPRIAKMGLVCVLRGVAVILPLTILLKQFRYCRANVLSHSYCLHQEVMKMACSDIRVNNIFGLFTKLITMGLDLLLIFLSYVMILKTVLSIASHAQCLRALNTCVSHLCAILLFYTPDISLVVMYRFWNSSSYLLQIVLSYISLLVPPLMNPVVYSVKSKHLRARIIRVFVK comes from the coding sequence ATGTCAGCTCTCAATGACACCAAATTCACACATACTGTGTTCCTTCTCAccgggatacctgggcaggaagaCGTTCATCTCTGGATCTCTATCCTCTTGTGCTTAATGTATGTTATTTCGatagtaggaaattcagtcattctgttcattatagGAACAGATgcaagcctccatgagcccatgtacattttcctttccatgttggctGTCTCAGACCTTGGCTTATCGATATCCACCATACCAACAATGCTGGGCATATTCTTGTTTAACTTTAGGGAGATCAGCGTCGATGCCTGTTTagcccagctgttcttcatccactcgCTTCAATGTATTGAATCCTCCATCCTCTTGTTGATGGCCTTGGACCGCTGCATAGCTATCCGTGAACCACTGAGATATGCCTCCATCTTAACACTGCCAAGAATAGCCAAGATGGGCCTGGTGTGTGTTCTAAGAGGGGTGGCTGTAATACTCCCACTCACCATTCTCCTGAAACAGTTCCGATACTGTCGagccaatgtcctctcccattcctactgcctgCACCAGGAGGTCATGAAGATGGCTTGTTCAGATATCAGAGTCAACAATATCTTTGGCTTGTTTACCAAACTCATAACAATGGGATTGGACTTGCTGCTCATCTtcctctcttatgtgatgatcctcaaaacagtgctgagcatcGCGTCCCATGCTCAATGCCTCAGGGCCTTGAACACCTGCGTCTCCCACCTCTGCGCCATCCTGCTCTTCTACACACCAGACATCAGCTTGGTTGTGATGTACAGATTCTGGAATAGCTCTTCTTACTTGCTTCAGATTGTTCTGAGCTACATCTCCCTGCTGGTCCCACCCCTGATGAACCCAGTTGTGTACagcgtgaaaagcaaacaccttcgtgcGAGGATAATCAGGGTGTTCGTCAAGTGA